One Setaria viridis chromosome 3, Setaria_viridis_v4.0, whole genome shotgun sequence DNA window includes the following coding sequences:
- the LOC117850661 gene encoding TATA-binding protein-associated factor BTAF1 isoform X1 has translation MAQNSSRLHRLLTLLDTGSTQATRFAAARQIGEIAKSHPQELNALLKKVSQYTRSKNWDTRVAAAHAIGAIAENVKHTSLKDLCASVEAEKHASGLSDGSDDAGSLPRTDTAATSDLAFGSFDINRVLEFGSPLLASGGQEYDIANDNGKNPAERLARQKKNLRRRLGLDVCEQFMDVNDVIKDEDLLAQKNYWGSHVQNNGFHSSNTGRNIQQLVSTMVPRYHKQPNFRSRRLSARELNMLKRKAKSSAKDHTKTVSEEDEVTLKSSAPSNGATSDQIGAQNDASDITMDEDNLEYSENGRWPFQQFVDQLIHDMFDPIWEVRHGTIMALREILTHQGACAGVYFPDLSLPSSILDGKTNFDSLKRAHGIDLNEDVHVEHLEPASKRHKKEANPSEFMYMDYDKEIVNGGYSKTEADLSNVPIVSTGELSSAHVKVEPEFCVDDSTDPCKGDSSCKPVHEKLNSISNPSSHMHAPENSKFMKLMKLAKYSYMKNWEFLQDCAIRFLCVLSLDRFGDYVSDQVVAPVRETCAQALGAVLKYMHPSLVCHTLNILLQMQRRQEWEVRHGSLLGIKYLVAVRQEMLKDLLDYVIHACKAGLEDPDDDVRAVAAEALIPAADSLVRLNDQMLHSIVMLLWDILLDLDDLSPSTSSVMNLLAEIYSQPEMVPKMLGTAASGERGEFDLNRATQTAEQEDKLTSSENPYGLATLMPRLWPFMRHSITSVRRSAIRTLEKLLEVGNTGSLSGTTPSKFWPTSILGDALQVVFQNLLLESNDEILQSSERAWKLVLQCPEKDLESAAKLYFSNWVQLATTPFGSTLDSTKMFLPVALPRGSRSRAAAKIRSAGLEHEYTRMISFGSTGESTSHERHFDVPTSVSKIIVGADSDKSVTHTRVLTSMALGLFASKLPVDSWQVVLSPLANDLMSLSGVQRQVASMVIVSWFKDLRGRDPVSVGALLAFLSSVKEWLLDLLTCSDPALPTKDSVLPYSELSRTYTKMRNEANNLIHSIDSCAAFKDCISGVNLNVDMLSVDDAINFASKLLLPSESDLHSESEKTVLNNIESAKQGLLSTSGYLKCVQNNLHVTVCSLVASAVVWMSGLPSKLNPVILPLMAAIKREQEEVLQDKAADALAELIFSCVGRKPGPNDKLTKNLCTLTCTDASETPQAAIINSMQVVEDQNLLSIGKRFGSHRSRGHTASGSEERSKMEGFISRRGSELAFKHLCEKFGPSLFEKLPKLWDCLTEFLKPVKSKDGLKDDTSIAQLGRSYEDKDPQSLINNIQVVRSITPHLAESLRSQLLSLLPCILGCVRHPHVAVRLAAARCITSMAKSLADDVMVLVIENVIPMLSDLSSVCARQGAGMLLSLLVQGLAVELVPYSPFLVVPLLKCMSDPDGSVRQTVTHSFAALVPLLPLSKGASLPGGLSERLSSSAEDVQFLEQLLDNSQIDDFKLNIDLSVELRRYQQEGINWLAFLRRFKLHGILCDDMGLGKTLQASAIVASDIAESRAQNDEKDPTSLIICPSTLVAHWEYEIEKYIDSSIMKPLQYVGSSQDRATLRSQFEKFNVIITSYDIIRKDIDFLGNIPWNYCVLDEGHIIKNSRSKITSAVKQLKAQHRLILSGTPIQNNVLELWSLFDFLMPGFLGTEKQFQATYGKPLLAAKDSKCSAKDAEAGILAMEALHKQVMPFLLRRTKDEVLSDLPEKIIQDRYCDLSLLQLKLYDKFSSSNAKEEVSTIVKANESEESAPQPKATRHVFQALQYLLKLCSHPLLITGENPPDHLVDLLKEIGVGSGGELHELHHSPKLVALQEILQECGIGSEISSPDASTAVGQHRVLIFAQHKAFLDIIEKDLFQSHMRSVTYLRLDGSVEPEKRFEIVKAFNSDPTIDVLLLTTHVGGLGLNLTSADTLVFMEHDWNPMKDLQAMDRAHRLGQRKVVNVHRLIMRGTLEEKVMSLQRFKVSVANAVINAENSSLKTMNTDQLLDLFTSTPASRKASVLPRGSSDGQSKDLKKKSGGKGLKSILNGLDELWDQSQYADEYDLNQFLAKLNG, from the exons ATGGCCCAGAATTCGTCCCGTCTTCACCGCCTCCTCACATTACTAGACA CTGGTTCGACACAAGCGACAAGGTTTGCGGCTGCACGCCAAATTGGAGAAATTGCCAAGTCCCATCCCCAGGAGTTAAATGCGTTGCTCAAAAAG gtttcTCAATACACTCGTAGTAAAAATTGGGACACAAGGGTTGCAGCAGCCCATGCTATTGGTGCGATAGCAGAGAATGTGAAACACACATCATTAAAGGACCTATGTGCTTCTGTGGAAGCAGAAAAACATGCTTCTGGGTTGTCTGATGGAAGTGATGATGCTGGTTCATTGCCACGCACTGATACTGCAGCAACGTCTGATCTTGCTTTTGGAAG CTTCGACATAAACAGGGTATTGGAATTTGGATCTCCGTTATTGGCATCGGGTGGACAG GAATACGACATTGCAAATGACAATGGCAAGAATCCAGCAGAGCGCCTAGCTCGCCAAAAGAAAAATCTTCGGCGCCGTTTAG GACTGGATGTATGTGAGCAGTTTATGGATGTCAATGATGTTATCAAAGACGAGGATCTTCTTGCCCAAAAAAATTATTGGGGTTCACATGTACAGAATAATGGATTTCATTCATCCAATACAGGTCGTAATATTCAGCAATTGGTTTCCACCATGGTTCCTAGGTATCACAAGCAGCCTAACTTTCGCTCTAGGCGATTAAGTGCCAGGGAGCTCAATATGCTGAAGCGCAAAGCAAAAAGTAGTGCAAAAGATCATACAAAGACTGTATCTGAGGAGGATGAGGTTACACTAAAAAGTTCTGCACCATCCAATGGAGCTACTTCTGACCAAATTGGTGCCCAAAAT GATGCATCTGATATAACTATGGATGAAGACAATCTGGAGTACAGTGAAAATGGGAGATGGCCTTTTCAACAATTTGTGGATCAGCTTATTCATGATATGTTTGACCCTA TTTGGGAAGTTCGCCATGGCACCATTATGGCTTTAAGGGAAATTTTGACACATCAAGGTGCTTGTGCTGGAGTATATTTTCCTGATCTGAGCCTGCCTTCTTCTATTTTGGATGGTAAAACCAACTTTGATTCTCTCAAAAGGGCGCATGGTATTGATCTAAATGAAGATGTTCATGTGGAACACCTCGAACCAGCATCGAAGAGGCATAAGAAAGAGGCAAATCCTTCTGAATTTATGTATATGGACTATGATAAGGAGATCGTTAATGGTGGTTATTCAAAAACAGAGGCAGATCTGAGCAATGTGCCTATAGTATCAACTGGTGAACTAAGTTCTGCTCATGTAAAAGTAGAGCCTGAGTTCTGTGTTGATGACTCAACTGACCCCTGTAAAGGGGATTCATCATGTAAACCAGTACATGAAAAACTCAACTCCATTTCAAATCCAAGTTCTCATATGCATGCTccagaaaattcaaaattcatgaaactgATGAAATTAGCCAAATACTCATATATGAAGAACTGGGAATTTCTTCAGGATTGTGCAATTCGCTTCCTTTGTGTACTTTCACTGGATCG CTTTGGTGATTATGTATCAGATCAAGTGGTTGCCCCAGTTCGTGAAACTTGTGCTCAAGCACTTGGTGCTGTGCTGAAGTACATGCACCCTTCTTTAGTATGTCATACACTGAATATCTTGCTGCAAATGCAG CGCAGGCAAGAGTGGGAAGTTCGTCATGGGAGCCTCCTTGGCATTAAATACTTAGTTGCTGTTCGCCAG GAAATGCTTAAAGATTTGCTTGACTACGTCATTCATGCTTGTAAAGCTGGTCTGGAGGATCCTGATGATGATGTCCGAGCAGTGGCTGCAGAAGCCCTAATCCCAGCTGCTGACTCTTTAGTTAGGCTAAATGATCAAATGCTGCATTCAATTGTGATGTTGCTATGGGATATATTGCTAGACCTTGATGATCTAAGCCCGTCTACAAGCAG tGTAATGAACTTGTTAGCAGAAATATATTCCCAGCCAGAGATGGTCCCAAAGATGCTTGGCACCGCAGCTTCAGGGGAAAGGGGAGAATTtgatctaaacagagcaactcagaCTGCTGAGCAAGAAGACAAATTGACTTCTAGTGAGAACCCTTATGGTCTAGCCACACTGATGCCCCGGCTGTGGCCCTTTATGAGACATAGTATTACTTCAGTTCGGCGTTCTGCCATACGCACActg GAGAAGCTTCTTGAAGTTGGCAACACTGGGAGTTTATCTGGAACTACCCCATCTAAATTCTGGCCGACATCAATATTAGGTGATGCACTGCAGGTTGTCTTCCAGAACCTACTTTTGGAGTCAAATGATGAGATTCTTCAGTCTTCTGAACGGGCTTGGAAACTTGTACTTCAG TGCCCTGAGAAGGACCTTGAATCTGCTGCGAAGCTATATTTTAGTAACTGGGTACAACTTGCTACCACTCCATTTGGCTCAACATTGGATTCTACCAAAATGTTTTTACCAGTTGCCCTTCCCCGAGGAAGTCGTTCAAGAGCTGCTGCAAAGATCAGATCTGCTGGGCTAGAGCATGAGTACACAAGAATGATCTCGTTTGGTTCTACAGGGGAAAGTACTTCCCATGAAAGACATTTTGATGTTCCCACAAGTGTTTCTAAGATAATTGTTGGTGCTGATTCTGACAAATCTGTTACTCATACACGAGTTCTTACATCAATGGCCCTTGGGCTTTTTGCCTCTAAGTTGCCTGTAGACTCATGGCAAGTTGTTCTAAGTCCGCTAGCAAATGATCTCATGTCTCTCTCAGGAGTTCAAAGACAG GTGGCTTCAATGGTTATTGTTTCTTGGTTTAAAGATCTGAGGGGCAGAGATCCTGTATCAGTGGGTGCATTGCTAGCTTTCTTATCTTCCGTGAAAGAGTGGCTGCTGGACTTATTGACCTGTTCTGATCCAGCATTACCTACAAAAGACTCTGTGCTTCCATATTCTGAACTTTCAAGGACATACACAAAGATGCGcaatgaagctaataatttgaTCCACTCAATTGATTCCTGTGCTGCTTTCAAAGATTGTATTAGCGGCGTAAACCTTAATGTTGATATGCTGAGTGTAGATGATGCTATCAACTTTGCATCAAAGCTTTTGTTACCATCTGAATCGGATCTTCATTCAGAAAGTGAAAAAACTGTCCTAAATAACATAGAATCAGCAAAACAAGGTCTATTATCTACATCAGGCTACTTGAAATGTGTTCAG AATAATTTGCATGTGACGGTTTGTTCTTTAGTTGCTTCTGCTGTAGTCTGGATGTCAGGTTTGCCTAGCAAGTTGAACCCAGTCATTTTACCTTTAATGGCTGCCATAAAAAGAGAACAG GAGGAAGTACTTCAAGATAAAGCTGCTGATGCACTTGCCGAGCTCATTTTTAGCTGCGTTGGCCGCAAGCCTGGCCCCAATGACAAGCTAACCAAGAATCTCTGCACATTGACGTGCACTGATGCTAGTGAGACACCTCAAGCTGCAATAATTAACTCAATGCAGGTTGTTGAGGACCAGAATTTACTGTCAATTGGAAAACGTTTTGGCAGTCATAGATCCAGGGGTCATACGGCTTCTGGTAGTGAAGAAAGGTCAAAAATGGAGGGCTTTATTAGCCGACGTGGATCAGAGTTAGCTTTTAAGCATCTCTGTGAGAAATTTGGACCGTCATTGTTTGAAAAACTTCCCAAATTATGGGATTGCCTTACCGAGTTTCTTAAACCTGTAAAAAGCAAAGATGGTCTGAAAGACGATACAAGTATTGCACAGCTGGGCAGATCGTATGAGGATAAGGACCCACAGTCGCTCATAAATAATATCCAG GTTGTTCGTTCAATTACGCCTCACTTGGCTGAGTCCTTAAGGTCTCAACTGCTAAGTCTCCTTCCCTGTATTCTTGGATGTGTTCGTCATCCTCATGTGGCTGTTAGACTAGCTGCTGCaaggtgcatcacatctatgGCAAAGTCATTGGCTGATGATGTGATGGTTTTGGTGATAGAGAACGTCATTCCAATGTTGTCTGATTTATCATCTGTCTGTGCAAGACAAGGGGCTGGGATGCTTTTGAGCCTTCTTGTTCAGGGTTTGGCTGTGGAATTGGTTCCTTATTCTCCTTTCCTTGTTGTTCCACTTCTGAAGTGTATGAGCGACCCAGATGGTTCTGTTAGGCAGACTGTGACTCACAGTTTTGCTGCTCTTGTTCCTTTGCTGCCATTATCAAAGGGTGCTTCGCTACCCGGTGGACTAAGTGAACGCTTATCTAGCAGTGCTGAAGATGTGCAGTTTCTGGAACAGCTCCTTGACAACTCCCAAATTGATGATTTCAAGCTCAACATTGATCTTAGTGTTGAATTAAGAAG GTATCAGCAAGAAGGGATCAACTGGCTCGCATTCCTTAGGCGGTTTAAGTTACATGGAATTTTGTGTGATGATATGGGGCTCGGTAAGACACTCCAAGCATCTGCTATTGTAGCAAGTGACATTGCTGAATCGCGTGCACAGAATGATGAGAAAGATCCGACATCTTTGATTATATGCCCTTCTACATTAGTGGCCCACTGGGAGTATGAAATAGAGAAGTACATAGACAGCTCTATTATGAAACCTCTTCAGTACGTTGGTTCTTCACAGGACAGAGCCACACTCCGTAGTCAGTTTGAGAAGTTTAACGTTATCATAACATCATATGATATTATACGTAAGGATATTGATTTTCTTGGGAATATCCCTTGGAACTATTGTGTTCTGGATGAAGGGCACATAATAAAAAATTCAAGATCCAAAATAACGTCTGCTGTGAAACAGCTTAAAGCGCAACACCGCCTTATCTTGAGCGgcactcctatccag AATAATGTGTTGGAGTTATGGTCTTTGTTTGACTTCCTTATGCCTGGGTTTCTTGGGACAGAAAAACAA TTCCAAGCTACATATGGAAAACCATTGCTAGCAGCCAAAGATTCTAAATGTTCAGCAAAGGATGCTGAAGCTGGTATTCTTGCAATGGAAGCGTTGCACAAGCAG GTCATGCCATTTCTACTGCGAAGAACAAAGGATGAAGTTTTATCTGATCTTCCAGAGAAGATTATCCAGGATAGATATTGCGATCTCAGTCTGTTGCAGCTCAAACTTTATGACAAATTCTCCAGCTCCAATGCAAAAGAAGAGGTTTCAACTATAGTAAAAGCAAATGAATCGGAGGAATCTGCACCTCAGCCAAAGGCAACTCGTCATGTGTTTCAG GCATTGCAGTACCTATTAAAACTCTGCAGCCATCCTTTACTTATAACTGGAGAGAACCCTCCTGATCATCTTGTGGATCTTCTTAAAGAAATAGGTGTGGGGTCCGGTGGTGAGCTTCATGAACTCCACCATTCACCTAAGCTTGTTGCTCTTCAAGAGATACTTCAGGAGTGCGGTATAGGTTCAGAAATATCAAGTCCTGATGCTTCAACAGCTGTTGGGCAACACAGAGTTTTGATTTTTGCTCAGCATAAG GCTTTTCTTGACATTATTGAGAAGGACCTGTTTCAATCTCATATGAGAAG TGTCACATATTTACGGTTGGATGGCTCTGTTGAACCAGAGAAGAGATTTGAAATTGTTAAAGCATTCAATTCAGATCCAACCATTGATGTACTTCTGTTAACAACACATG TTGGTGGGCTTGGCTTGAATTTGACATCTGCGGACACCTTGGTCTTCATGGAACATGATTGGAATCCAATGAAGGATCTTCAG
- the LOC117850661 gene encoding TATA-binding protein-associated factor BTAF1 isoform X2 yields the protein MAQNSSRLHRLLTLLDTGSTQATRFAAARQIGEIAKSHPQELNALLKKVSQYTRSKNWDTRVAAAHAIGAIAENVKHTSLKDLCASVEAEKHASGLSDGSDDAGSLPRTDTAATSDLAFGSFDINRVLEFGSPLLASGGQEYDIANDNGKNPAERLARQKKNLRRRLGLDVCEQFMDVNDVIKDEDLLAQKNYWGSHVQNNGFHSSNTGRNIQQLVSTMVPRYHKQPNFRSRRLSARELNMLKRKAKSSAKDHTKTVSEEDEVTLKSSAPSNGATSDQIGAQNDASDITMDEDNLEYSENGRWPFQQFVDQLIHDMFDPIWEVRHGTIMALREILTHQGACAGVYFPDLSLPSSILDGKTNFDSLKRAHGIDLNEDVHVEHLEPASKRHKKEANPSEFMYMDYDKEIVNGGYSKTEADLSNVPIVSTGELSSAHVKVEPEFCVDDSTDPCKGDSSCKPVHEKLNSISNPSSHMHAPENSKFMKLMKLAKYSYMKNWEFLQDCAIRFLCVLSLDRFGDYVSDQVVAPVRETCAQALGAVLKYMHPSLVCHTLNILLQMQRRQEWEVRHGSLLGIKYLVAVRQEMLKDLLDYVIHACKAGLEDPDDDVRAVAAEALIPAADSLVRLNDQMLHSIVMLLWDILLDLDDLSPSTSSVMNLLAEIYSQPEMVPKMLGTAASGERGEFDLNRATQTAEQEDKLTSSENPYGLATLMPRLWPFMRHSITSVRRSAIRTLEKLLEVGNTGSLSGTTPSKFWPTSILGDALQVVFQNLLLESNDEILQSSERAWKLVLQCPEKDLESAAKLYFSNWVQLATTPFGSTLDSTKMFLPVALPRGSRSRAAAKIRSAGLEHEYTRMISFGSTGESTSHERHFDVPTSVSKIIVGADSDKSVTHTRVLTSMALGLFASKLPVDSWQVVLSPLANDLMSLSGVQRQVASMVIVSWFKDLRGRDPVSVGALLAFLSSVKEWLLDLLTCSDPALPTKDSVLPYSELSRTYTKMRNEANNLIHSIDSCAAFKDCISGVNLNVDMLSVDDAINFASKLLLPSESDLHSESEKTVLNNIESAKQGLLSTSGYLKCVQNNLHVTVCSLVASAVVWMSGLPSKLNPVILPLMAAIKREQEEVLQDKAADALAELIFSCVGRKPGPNDKLTKNLCTLTCTDASETPQAAIINSMQVVEDQNLLSIGKRFGSHRSRGHTASGSEERSKMEGFISRRGSELAFKHLCEKFGPSLFEKLPKLWDCLTEFLKPVKSKDGLKDDTSIAQLGRSYEDKDPQSLINNIQVVRSITPHLAESLRSQLLSLLPCILGCVRHPHVAVRLAAARCITSMAKSLADDVMVLVIENVIPMLSDLSSVCARQGAGMLLSLLVQGLAVELVPYSPFLVVPLLKCMSDPDGSVRQTVTHSFAALVPLLPLSKGASLPGGLSERLSSSAEDVQFLEQLLDNSQIDDFKLNIDLSVELRRYQQEGINWLAFLRRFKLHGILCDDMGLGKTLQASAIVASDIAESRAQNDEKDPTSLIICPSTLVAHWEYEIEKYIDSSIMKPLQYVGSSQDRATLRSQFEKFNVIITSYDIIRKDIDFLGNIPWNYCVLDEGHIIKNSRSKITSAVKQLKAQHRLILSGTPIQNNVLELWSLFDFLMPGFLGTEKQAA from the exons ATGGCCCAGAATTCGTCCCGTCTTCACCGCCTCCTCACATTACTAGACA CTGGTTCGACACAAGCGACAAGGTTTGCGGCTGCACGCCAAATTGGAGAAATTGCCAAGTCCCATCCCCAGGAGTTAAATGCGTTGCTCAAAAAG gtttcTCAATACACTCGTAGTAAAAATTGGGACACAAGGGTTGCAGCAGCCCATGCTATTGGTGCGATAGCAGAGAATGTGAAACACACATCATTAAAGGACCTATGTGCTTCTGTGGAAGCAGAAAAACATGCTTCTGGGTTGTCTGATGGAAGTGATGATGCTGGTTCATTGCCACGCACTGATACTGCAGCAACGTCTGATCTTGCTTTTGGAAG CTTCGACATAAACAGGGTATTGGAATTTGGATCTCCGTTATTGGCATCGGGTGGACAG GAATACGACATTGCAAATGACAATGGCAAGAATCCAGCAGAGCGCCTAGCTCGCCAAAAGAAAAATCTTCGGCGCCGTTTAG GACTGGATGTATGTGAGCAGTTTATGGATGTCAATGATGTTATCAAAGACGAGGATCTTCTTGCCCAAAAAAATTATTGGGGTTCACATGTACAGAATAATGGATTTCATTCATCCAATACAGGTCGTAATATTCAGCAATTGGTTTCCACCATGGTTCCTAGGTATCACAAGCAGCCTAACTTTCGCTCTAGGCGATTAAGTGCCAGGGAGCTCAATATGCTGAAGCGCAAAGCAAAAAGTAGTGCAAAAGATCATACAAAGACTGTATCTGAGGAGGATGAGGTTACACTAAAAAGTTCTGCACCATCCAATGGAGCTACTTCTGACCAAATTGGTGCCCAAAAT GATGCATCTGATATAACTATGGATGAAGACAATCTGGAGTACAGTGAAAATGGGAGATGGCCTTTTCAACAATTTGTGGATCAGCTTATTCATGATATGTTTGACCCTA TTTGGGAAGTTCGCCATGGCACCATTATGGCTTTAAGGGAAATTTTGACACATCAAGGTGCTTGTGCTGGAGTATATTTTCCTGATCTGAGCCTGCCTTCTTCTATTTTGGATGGTAAAACCAACTTTGATTCTCTCAAAAGGGCGCATGGTATTGATCTAAATGAAGATGTTCATGTGGAACACCTCGAACCAGCATCGAAGAGGCATAAGAAAGAGGCAAATCCTTCTGAATTTATGTATATGGACTATGATAAGGAGATCGTTAATGGTGGTTATTCAAAAACAGAGGCAGATCTGAGCAATGTGCCTATAGTATCAACTGGTGAACTAAGTTCTGCTCATGTAAAAGTAGAGCCTGAGTTCTGTGTTGATGACTCAACTGACCCCTGTAAAGGGGATTCATCATGTAAACCAGTACATGAAAAACTCAACTCCATTTCAAATCCAAGTTCTCATATGCATGCTccagaaaattcaaaattcatgaaactgATGAAATTAGCCAAATACTCATATATGAAGAACTGGGAATTTCTTCAGGATTGTGCAATTCGCTTCCTTTGTGTACTTTCACTGGATCG CTTTGGTGATTATGTATCAGATCAAGTGGTTGCCCCAGTTCGTGAAACTTGTGCTCAAGCACTTGGTGCTGTGCTGAAGTACATGCACCCTTCTTTAGTATGTCATACACTGAATATCTTGCTGCAAATGCAG CGCAGGCAAGAGTGGGAAGTTCGTCATGGGAGCCTCCTTGGCATTAAATACTTAGTTGCTGTTCGCCAG GAAATGCTTAAAGATTTGCTTGACTACGTCATTCATGCTTGTAAAGCTGGTCTGGAGGATCCTGATGATGATGTCCGAGCAGTGGCTGCAGAAGCCCTAATCCCAGCTGCTGACTCTTTAGTTAGGCTAAATGATCAAATGCTGCATTCAATTGTGATGTTGCTATGGGATATATTGCTAGACCTTGATGATCTAAGCCCGTCTACAAGCAG tGTAATGAACTTGTTAGCAGAAATATATTCCCAGCCAGAGATGGTCCCAAAGATGCTTGGCACCGCAGCTTCAGGGGAAAGGGGAGAATTtgatctaaacagagcaactcagaCTGCTGAGCAAGAAGACAAATTGACTTCTAGTGAGAACCCTTATGGTCTAGCCACACTGATGCCCCGGCTGTGGCCCTTTATGAGACATAGTATTACTTCAGTTCGGCGTTCTGCCATACGCACActg GAGAAGCTTCTTGAAGTTGGCAACACTGGGAGTTTATCTGGAACTACCCCATCTAAATTCTGGCCGACATCAATATTAGGTGATGCACTGCAGGTTGTCTTCCAGAACCTACTTTTGGAGTCAAATGATGAGATTCTTCAGTCTTCTGAACGGGCTTGGAAACTTGTACTTCAG TGCCCTGAGAAGGACCTTGAATCTGCTGCGAAGCTATATTTTAGTAACTGGGTACAACTTGCTACCACTCCATTTGGCTCAACATTGGATTCTACCAAAATGTTTTTACCAGTTGCCCTTCCCCGAGGAAGTCGTTCAAGAGCTGCTGCAAAGATCAGATCTGCTGGGCTAGAGCATGAGTACACAAGAATGATCTCGTTTGGTTCTACAGGGGAAAGTACTTCCCATGAAAGACATTTTGATGTTCCCACAAGTGTTTCTAAGATAATTGTTGGTGCTGATTCTGACAAATCTGTTACTCATACACGAGTTCTTACATCAATGGCCCTTGGGCTTTTTGCCTCTAAGTTGCCTGTAGACTCATGGCAAGTTGTTCTAAGTCCGCTAGCAAATGATCTCATGTCTCTCTCAGGAGTTCAAAGACAG GTGGCTTCAATGGTTATTGTTTCTTGGTTTAAAGATCTGAGGGGCAGAGATCCTGTATCAGTGGGTGCATTGCTAGCTTTCTTATCTTCCGTGAAAGAGTGGCTGCTGGACTTATTGACCTGTTCTGATCCAGCATTACCTACAAAAGACTCTGTGCTTCCATATTCTGAACTTTCAAGGACATACACAAAGATGCGcaatgaagctaataatttgaTCCACTCAATTGATTCCTGTGCTGCTTTCAAAGATTGTATTAGCGGCGTAAACCTTAATGTTGATATGCTGAGTGTAGATGATGCTATCAACTTTGCATCAAAGCTTTTGTTACCATCTGAATCGGATCTTCATTCAGAAAGTGAAAAAACTGTCCTAAATAACATAGAATCAGCAAAACAAGGTCTATTATCTACATCAGGCTACTTGAAATGTGTTCAG AATAATTTGCATGTGACGGTTTGTTCTTTAGTTGCTTCTGCTGTAGTCTGGATGTCAGGTTTGCCTAGCAAGTTGAACCCAGTCATTTTACCTTTAATGGCTGCCATAAAAAGAGAACAG GAGGAAGTACTTCAAGATAAAGCTGCTGATGCACTTGCCGAGCTCATTTTTAGCTGCGTTGGCCGCAAGCCTGGCCCCAATGACAAGCTAACCAAGAATCTCTGCACATTGACGTGCACTGATGCTAGTGAGACACCTCAAGCTGCAATAATTAACTCAATGCAGGTTGTTGAGGACCAGAATTTACTGTCAATTGGAAAACGTTTTGGCAGTCATAGATCCAGGGGTCATACGGCTTCTGGTAGTGAAGAAAGGTCAAAAATGGAGGGCTTTATTAGCCGACGTGGATCAGAGTTAGCTTTTAAGCATCTCTGTGAGAAATTTGGACCGTCATTGTTTGAAAAACTTCCCAAATTATGGGATTGCCTTACCGAGTTTCTTAAACCTGTAAAAAGCAAAGATGGTCTGAAAGACGATACAAGTATTGCACAGCTGGGCAGATCGTATGAGGATAAGGACCCACAGTCGCTCATAAATAATATCCAG GTTGTTCGTTCAATTACGCCTCACTTGGCTGAGTCCTTAAGGTCTCAACTGCTAAGTCTCCTTCCCTGTATTCTTGGATGTGTTCGTCATCCTCATGTGGCTGTTAGACTAGCTGCTGCaaggtgcatcacatctatgGCAAAGTCATTGGCTGATGATGTGATGGTTTTGGTGATAGAGAACGTCATTCCAATGTTGTCTGATTTATCATCTGTCTGTGCAAGACAAGGGGCTGGGATGCTTTTGAGCCTTCTTGTTCAGGGTTTGGCTGTGGAATTGGTTCCTTATTCTCCTTTCCTTGTTGTTCCACTTCTGAAGTGTATGAGCGACCCAGATGGTTCTGTTAGGCAGACTGTGACTCACAGTTTTGCTGCTCTTGTTCCTTTGCTGCCATTATCAAAGGGTGCTTCGCTACCCGGTGGACTAAGTGAACGCTTATCTAGCAGTGCTGAAGATGTGCAGTTTCTGGAACAGCTCCTTGACAACTCCCAAATTGATGATTTCAAGCTCAACATTGATCTTAGTGTTGAATTAAGAAG GTATCAGCAAGAAGGGATCAACTGGCTCGCATTCCTTAGGCGGTTTAAGTTACATGGAATTTTGTGTGATGATATGGGGCTCGGTAAGACACTCCAAGCATCTGCTATTGTAGCAAGTGACATTGCTGAATCGCGTGCACAGAATGATGAGAAAGATCCGACATCTTTGATTATATGCCCTTCTACATTAGTGGCCCACTGGGAGTATGAAATAGAGAAGTACATAGACAGCTCTATTATGAAACCTCTTCAGTACGTTGGTTCTTCACAGGACAGAGCCACACTCCGTAGTCAGTTTGAGAAGTTTAACGTTATCATAACATCATATGATATTATACGTAAGGATATTGATTTTCTTGGGAATATCCCTTGGAACTATTGTGTTCTGGATGAAGGGCACATAATAAAAAATTCAAGATCCAAAATAACGTCTGCTGTGAAACAGCTTAAAGCGCAACACCGCCTTATCTTGAGCGgcactcctatccag AATAATGTGTTGGAGTTATGGTCTTTGTTTGACTTCCTTATGCCTGGGTTTCTTGGGACAGAAAAACAA GCTgcatga